A window of the Mucilaginibacter sp. cycad4 genome harbors these coding sequences:
- a CDS encoding glycoside hydrolase family 3 C-terminal domain-containing protein — translation MIPFYFRSIGLTVLTLFTLEAQSQSKLPQFGKDPVPAIVKAMTLEEKVKVVVGKGFSIPGMSMGANDNTPDKLITISGHTIPIPKYGIRSIGMADGPSGIHRWAMTAKDSANNLFSTAWPVGTLLASSWDTVLVKKVGRAFGEEIKSYGIDFILGPGANIHRNPLGGRNFEYYSEDPLVSGSTAAAIINGIQSQGVGATLKHFAANNQETNRSSVNEIISERALREIYLRNFEIAIKKSQPWAVMSSYNLVNGTYTSESHDLITKILRQDWGFKGFVMTDWFGGKDAVGQMKAGNNLLMPGTPTQIKAIMEAVKNGQLSEEALDKNVEGILSVLLHTLTAKGYAFNNNGNLKAHAQIARQAAAESMVLLKNDNATLPFSNKVSAIALFGNHGYDLIAGGTGSGDVNKPYAVSLAEGLANAGYKIDNDLAQRYKSFLAEYTAKHPKKPLMQEIMNPTPFASEYKVDERTVGQKADAADMAVIYIGRNAGEGNDRKVADDYTLTDVEKDMLATVSNAFHAKHKRVVVVLNIGGVIDLTPLRDEVDAILLAWEPGEEGGNAIADVLSGKVNPSGKLATTFPAAYADVPSAKNFPGKEFPEKATVGMMGRMVPAEVTYREGIYVGYRYFNTFNVKPAYEFGYGLSYTTFACTNLKLSGKTFAGKLIATVTITNTGKVAGKQVVQLYLSAPVKKLDKPAEELKGFAKTKLLQPGQSQTLTFTIIPRDLASFDTASSSWVADDGKYTVKIGASSLDIKQTANFTLGKGLTVEKDHRALVPEAQIDELKPKAAQTPQNNGSAN, via the coding sequence ATGATCCCATTTTATTTTCGGTCAATCGGTTTGACCGTATTAACACTCTTCACTCTGGAGGCCCAGTCTCAAAGTAAATTACCTCAGTTTGGGAAAGACCCGGTCCCTGCAATCGTCAAAGCCATGACATTGGAGGAAAAGGTTAAGGTTGTAGTAGGAAAGGGCTTTTCGATTCCTGGGATGAGTATGGGAGCAAACGATAATACACCCGATAAACTCATAACTATATCCGGGCATACTATCCCGATTCCCAAATATGGAATACGCTCAATAGGCATGGCTGATGGCCCTTCAGGCATTCATCGCTGGGCCATGACTGCTAAGGACTCTGCAAATAATTTGTTTTCCACCGCCTGGCCGGTCGGGACACTTTTAGCTTCAAGCTGGGATACAGTTTTAGTAAAAAAAGTGGGGCGTGCCTTCGGCGAAGAGATCAAATCTTATGGCATCGACTTTATACTTGGGCCGGGTGCTAATATCCACCGCAACCCTTTAGGGGGCAGAAACTTTGAATATTATTCTGAAGACCCTTTGGTTTCGGGCTCAACAGCTGCTGCAATAATAAACGGGATCCAGTCGCAGGGGGTTGGGGCTACACTTAAACATTTTGCAGCAAATAACCAGGAAACCAACCGCAGTTCCGTAAACGAAATTATCAGTGAACGGGCTTTACGGGAAATTTACCTGCGGAATTTTGAAATCGCGATAAAGAAATCACAACCCTGGGCGGTAATGAGTTCCTATAACCTGGTTAACGGCACCTACACGTCGGAAAGCCATGATCTTATAACCAAAATATTACGTCAGGACTGGGGCTTTAAGGGCTTCGTAATGACCGACTGGTTTGGCGGTAAAGATGCAGTAGGGCAAATGAAAGCGGGAAACAACCTGCTGATGCCAGGTACGCCGACTCAGATAAAGGCAATTATGGAAGCTGTAAAAAACGGGCAGCTTTCGGAGGAAGCGCTGGACAAGAATGTGGAAGGTATTTTGAGCGTATTGCTGCACACACTGACCGCAAAGGGCTACGCCTTCAATAATAATGGCAATCTGAAAGCACATGCGCAAATTGCCAGGCAGGCCGCCGCAGAAAGCATGGTTTTGCTCAAGAACGATAACGCCACCTTACCTTTTTCTAATAAAGTGTCAGCCATTGCACTATTTGGTAATCACGGATATGATTTAATTGCAGGTGGTACAGGTAGTGGGGACGTTAATAAACCGTATGCGGTTTCTTTGGCTGAGGGATTAGCAAATGCCGGATATAAGATTGACAACGACCTGGCACAGCGCTACAAGAGTTTTTTAGCCGAATACACAGCAAAACATCCCAAGAAACCTTTGATGCAGGAGATCATGAACCCTACGCCATTCGCATCCGAATATAAAGTCGATGAGCGTACTGTTGGCCAAAAAGCGGATGCTGCCGATATGGCTGTTATCTATATTGGAAGAAATGCCGGTGAAGGAAACGATCGAAAGGTAGCAGACGATTATACACTGACAGATGTTGAAAAAGATATGCTTGCCACAGTAAGTAATGCTTTCCATGCCAAACATAAACGCGTAGTCGTTGTCCTGAATATCGGTGGCGTAATAGATTTGACACCTTTGCGCGACGAGGTAGACGCTATATTGCTTGCCTGGGAACCAGGTGAAGAAGGCGGTAACGCAATAGCTGATGTACTTAGCGGAAAAGTAAACCCTTCAGGCAAGCTGGCTACCACTTTTCCAGCAGCCTACGCTGATGTGCCATCGGCAAAAAACTTTCCGGGAAAAGAGTTTCCGGAAAAAGCAACCGTTGGTATGATGGGCCGTATGGTGCCCGCCGAAGTTACTTACCGGGAAGGGATCTATGTAGGTTACCGCTATTTTAACACGTTTAATGTAAAGCCGGCATATGAGTTTGGCTATGGCCTTTCGTACACTACTTTTGCCTGCACTAATCTTAAATTGAGTGGGAAAACATTTGCCGGAAAGCTGATCGCCACTGTAACGATTACAAATACGGGCAAAGTAGCAGGAAAACAAGTTGTGCAGCTATACCTGAGCGCTCCGGTAAAAAAACTGGATAAACCCGCAGAAGAACTGAAAGGGTTTGCAAAAACAAAACTCTTGCAGCCTGGTCAGTCGCAGACGCTGACTTTTACGATCATACCGCGGGACCTTGCTTCGTTCGATACTGCTTCGTCATCATGGGTAGCCGACGATGGAAAGTATACCGTAAAGATTGGGGCATCATCACTGGATATCAAGCAGACCGCAAATTTCACACTGGGCAAGGGATTGACCGTGGAAAAGGATCACAGGGCTTTAGTGCCGGAGGCTCAGATTGATGAATTGAAACCCAAGGCTGCACAAACTCCGCAAAACAACGGATCAGCGAACTGA